A DNA window from Calliphora vicina chromosome 1, idCalVici1.1, whole genome shotgun sequence contains the following coding sequences:
- the LOC135950709 gene encoding uncharacterized protein LOC135950709, with amino-acid sequence MVSHGSIYKLAKKLQSLSDPEFNIIPKSVKMDLIRQKIRDNLHRAYLRNEKTYNTRCRQVKFVPGQEVYRRNFQQSDFKTNFNAKLAKKFLKCRVVRPVGNSLYEVEDLQGKSLGVFHAKDLKQ; translated from the coding sequence ATGGTTTCTCATGGGAGTATCTATAAACTGGCTAAGAAATTACAAAGTCTAAGCGATCCTGAATTCAACATAATACCGAAATCCGTGAAAATGGATTTGATCAGGCAGAAAATTCGTGACAATCTGCATAGAGCCTACTTAAGGAATGAGAAAACCTATAATACACGCTGCCGTCAAGTCAAGTTTGTACCTGGTCAGGAGGTTTATCGTCGCAATTTCCAGCAGAGCGACTTTAAGACCAATTTCAATGCTAAGCTAgcgaagaaatttttaaaatgtagagTTGTACGACCTGTAGGTAATAGTCTATACGAGGTTGAAGACCTTCAAGGAAAATCGTTGGGGGTATTTCACGCCAAAGATTTGAAACAATAG